A genomic segment from Blastococcus sp. PRF04-17 encodes:
- a CDS encoding ArsR/SmtB family transcription factor yields MALRELPVLEQPEPVACCAPLATEVLGGDDALVLARQFAALADPVRLRLVSLLATAEGGAVCACDLVEPVGKSQPTVSHHLKVLVEAGLATSERRGRNVWYGVVPAALEALRGALAPR; encoded by the coding sequence GTGGCGCTGCGCGAACTGCCCGTCCTGGAGCAGCCGGAGCCCGTCGCCTGCTGCGCCCCCCTGGCCACGGAGGTGCTCGGCGGCGACGACGCTCTCGTCCTCGCCCGGCAGTTCGCGGCGCTCGCGGACCCGGTCCGGTTGCGCCTGGTGTCCCTGCTCGCCACGGCCGAGGGCGGCGCGGTGTGCGCCTGCGACCTCGTCGAGCCCGTCGGCAAGAGTCAGCCCACGGTGTCCCATCACCTCAAGGTCCTGGTCGAGGCCGGACTGGCCACGAGCGAACGCCGCGGCCGCAACGTCTGGTACGGCGTCGTCCCCGCCGCGCTGGAGGCGCTCCGTGGCGCCCTCGCGCCCCGCTGA
- a CDS encoding ArsI/CadI family heavy metal resistance metalloenzyme, with the protein MSRVQLALRVADLEAAVDFYSRLFDASPAKRRPGYANFALASPPLKLVLLEGEAGEPTRLDHLGVEVPSRREVGAATTRLAAEGLATRVEENTTCCYAVQDKVWVTGPGGEPWEVYTVTGDARPDLEGETDLELSAVAGDGSCCRDRSQADVRVGACC; encoded by the coding sequence ATGTCCCGCGTGCAGCTCGCGCTCCGTGTCGCCGACCTCGAAGCGGCCGTCGACTTCTACTCGCGTCTGTTCGACGCATCCCCGGCCAAGCGCCGTCCCGGCTACGCGAACTTCGCGCTGGCCAGCCCGCCGCTGAAGCTCGTGCTGCTCGAGGGCGAGGCCGGCGAGCCGACGCGCCTAGACCACCTCGGTGTCGAGGTCCCGTCCAGAAGGGAGGTCGGCGCGGCCACGACCCGGCTGGCGGCCGAGGGCTTGGCGACGCGGGTCGAGGAGAACACGACCTGCTGCTACGCCGTGCAGGACAAGGTGTGGGTGACCGGTCCCGGTGGCGAGCCCTGGGAGGTCTACACGGTCACCGGCGATGCGCGGCCCGACCTGGAGGGTGAGACCGACCTCGAGCTGTCCGCGGTCGCCGGCGACGGTTCGTGCTGCCGGGACCGGTCGCAGGCCGACGTCCGCGTCGGCGCCTGCTGCTGA